Proteins from one Bartonella sp. HY328 genomic window:
- the leuC gene encoding 3-isopropylmalate dehydratase large subunit, whose protein sequence is MSAPRTLYDKIFDSHIVDRQEDGTCLLYIDRHLVHEVTSPQAFEGLRMAKRKVRHPEKTLAVVDHNIPTSPDRVNGIKNEESRIQVEALAANTAEFGVEYYSERDVRQGVVHIVGPEQGFTLPGMTIVCGDSHTSTHGAFGALAHGIGTSEVEHVLATQTLIQKKAKNMLVQVNNKLPDGVSAKDLVLAIIGEIGTAGGTGHVIEYAGEAIEALSMEGRMTICNMSIEGGARAGLIAPDEITFEYIKGRPRSPEGKMLEDAIAYWQTLKSDEGAVYDTVITIDAANLTPTVTWGSSPEDVMPINGVVPNPDDIADENKRASKKRALEYMDLKPGIHMTDVAIDRVFIGSCTNGRIEDLRAAASIAKGRHVAPTVSAMVVPGSGLVKEQAEQEGLDKIFIEAGFEWREPGCSMCLAMNDDRLKPGERCASTSNRNFEGRQGYKGRTHLVSPAMAAAAAIAGHFVDVREWQ, encoded by the coding sequence ATGAGTGCACCGCGTACGCTCTACGACAAAATTTTTGATAGCCATATTGTCGATCGTCAAGAAGATGGCACCTGCCTTCTTTACATTGACCGCCATCTCGTGCATGAAGTCACTAGCCCGCAAGCATTTGAAGGGTTGCGCATGGCAAAACGCAAAGTGCGCCATCCAGAAAAAACCTTGGCGGTGGTTGATCATAATATTCCAACTTCGCCCGACCGTGTCAATGGCATTAAAAACGAAGAAAGCCGCATTCAGGTTGAGGCGCTTGCTGCCAATACGGCTGAATTTGGCGTTGAATATTATTCAGAACGTGATGTTCGCCAAGGGGTTGTGCATATTGTAGGACCAGAGCAGGGCTTTACCTTGCCAGGCATGACTATTGTTTGTGGCGATAGCCATACTTCAACCCATGGCGCTTTTGGTGCTTTGGCTCATGGTATTGGTACATCGGAAGTTGAACATGTTTTGGCAACCCAAACCCTTATCCAGAAAAAAGCTAAGAATATGCTTGTGCAGGTCAATAATAAATTGCCTGATGGTGTATCGGCAAAAGATCTTGTCCTTGCCATTATTGGCGAAATTGGTACCGCAGGTGGTACCGGCCATGTGATTGAATATGCTGGCGAAGCCATCGAAGCGCTTTCGATGGAAGGACGTATGACCATTTGTAATATGTCGATTGAGGGTGGTGCGCGCGCTGGTCTTATCGCGCCGGATGAAATTACTTTTGAATATATTAAAGGCCGCCCACGTTCACCAGAAGGTAAGATGCTTGAAGATGCCATTGCCTATTGGCAAACTTTAAAAAGTGATGAAGGTGCAGTTTACGATACAGTAATCACGATTGATGCAGCGAATTTAACACCAACGGTTACTTGGGGGTCATCACCTGAAGATGTCATGCCAATTAACGGTGTTGTGCCAAATCCTGATGATATTGCAGATGAAAACAAGCGCGCCTCCAAAAAACGCGCTCTTGAATATATGGATTTAAAACCCGGTATTCATATGACTGATGTTGCTATTGATCGCGTGTTTATTGGTTCATGTACTAATGGTCGTATTGAAGATTTGCGCGCTGCCGCTTCTATCGCTAAGGGCCGTCATGTTGCGCCAACTGTATCAGCAATGGTGGTGCCTGGATCTGGCTTGGTAAAAGAGCAGGCAGAACAAGAAGGCTTGGATAAAATCTTTATCGAAGCTGGTTTCGAGTGGCGTGAACCTGGTTGCTCTATGTGTCTTGCCATGAATGATGACCGTTTAAAACCGGGTGAGCGTTGTGCATCAA